The following nucleotide sequence is from Paenibacillus odorifer.
GTGTCAGAGGATTTTATCTATGAAGCTGATGTCATGATCAAGGATATGCAAGTGGACGCGACCTTATTGTTCCGTTCTAATGAAGATGGCTGGGGTTCCTACATGCTCCAAATTGTTCCGAATGCAGGTATGATCCGCTTACGAGACGCAAGTGATGGTGAAGGGAAATTAAAAGAGGAGCGGAAGGTTACTGTTAAGGCAGGAGAGATCTATCATCTCAAGGTAAAAGCAGAGGGTTCATCACTGAAAGTATATTGGGACAACGAATATAAATCTGTGATTGAGGTTCAGGATCATGCGTATCGTACTGGTAAGCTAGGGCTCAATGTATGGAATGGTTCTGTTTTGTTCCAAAATATTATCGTAAGCGACCTGAAAGGAAATCTGGGTGCTGTGGTTACAAATAAAGGACAATGGCAGCCTAATATCAACGGCAAAAAAGGAATGGCAGTAAACCAGATGAAGTCACAGCAAATTTATAATAAACAAGCTGCTGATTTTGTATATGAAGGAAATATATCTCTTCGTCCTGATTCTGTTGCAGCGCTCGCATTTCGTTCATCGGCTGATGGAACAAAGGGATATGAAGCATCCCTGACAAAGGAAGGAAATCAGGTTCGTGTAAGTTTGACGAAAGCTAACGGAGCAACAATTGCAAGTTCACAGCAAACCTATCCAAGTCAGACCGGAGCAAAACATCATGTAGAGATAAAGGCGAAGGGAAACAGAATTCAGGTCTTCCTAGACGGATACACCCCGGCTGCGATCGATCTAACAGATAAAACCTATACCGATGGATATGCAGGAATCGTCGTTAAACAGGGAACGGCTTACTTCCAGGATACCTATGTGACGGATGCCAGCAGTTATTATAATGAAAAATATCGTCCTCAATACCACTATACGCCAATTCGTGGTTCTGCCAGTGATCCTAACGGACTTGTCTACTTCGATGGAGAATATCATCTATTCCATCAGGACGGAGGCACATGGGCACATTCTGTCAGTAAAGATATGCTGAACTGGAAGCGCCTTCCGATTGCGCTGCCGTGGAATGATCATGGGCATGTCTGGTCTGGATCAGCTGTGGCAGATTTGACGAATGCATCAGGTTTGTTCGGGGATTCAGGAGGCAAGGGGCTGATTGCCTACTACACTTCCTATAATCCCGATGGCCCGAATGGGAATCAGCGTATCGGTCTTGCATACAGCAAGGACCAAGGTCGTACTTGGGAATATTCCAAGACGCGTCCTATGGTTATCGGAAATCCAGGCGATAATGGAGGGCAGCCCGGAGGTTGGGATTTCCGTGATCCGAAAGTGATTCGTGATAACGACAATAACAGATGGGTAATGGTTGTATCCGGTGGAGATCATATTCGTTTCTTTACTTCAACAAATCTACTTGATTGGACCCTAACAGATAGCTGGGGATACGGGGAATATGTTCGCGGCGGTGTATGGGAATGTCCGGATTTGCTTCAGCTTTCGGTAGACGGAACATCACAGAAAAAATGGGTTCTGATGATTAGTACAGGAGCGAATTCAAAAACAGGCGGATCAGATGCTGAATATTTTGTGGGTCATTTAACAGCGGAAGGTAAATTCGTTAATGATAATCCAGCAGGGAAAGTTTTGCGAACAGATTTTGGAAAAGAATTCTACGCTTCAATGTCTTTTTCGAACATGCCAGATCATCGCAGCGTAATGATGGCGTGGATGACAAACTGGGACTATCCGTTTGCTTTTCCAACAACCCATTGGAAAGGCGTACTGTCAATCCCAAGAGAAGTCTCATTAGTAACGACAAAAGATGGGATTCAGCTCGCTCAAAGTCCGATCAAGGAGTTGGAATCGCTGCGTAATCAGCTGTATTCTACTGCTAACAAAGAGGTGAGTCCTTCTTCTCAGAATCTATTGAAAGGGGTTACCTCTGGTGCATACGAAATTGAAGCTGAAGTAGAAATTCCAGCAGGTAGTCAGGTTAGTGAATTTGGCTTTAACGTTCGTGTAGGGGGAAGTCAGCAAACGGTTGTTGGATATAAACCTAGTGAGGGTCGGATTTTCGTGGATCGGTCTGCATCTGGTTTGACGGATTTTTCGAATCTATTTAGTACAAGACATGAAGCGGCAATGCAAACGGAGAACAAGCGAGTTAAGCTGCGTATCCTTGTAGATGAGTCTTCTGTTGAGGTTTTTGGCAACAACGGTAAAGTTGTTTTCTCTGACGTCATTTTTCCGGATCCAGCCAGCAGAGCTTTGAGTTTTTACACCAAAGGAGGCAACGTAAAAGTCGTATCTCTGAAGGTGAATCAGTTAGGCTCTGTATGGAATCAGGAGACGGGCTCAGCTACCAAGATAATGATGGATACAAGTGATCGCGAACTGAGCAAGGGGCAAAGCGACATACTTTTGGCGATGGTAGAGAATGGTACCGGTAATGGGGCACAGCCGCTTAAATGGAATTCCAGTAACAAGGATGTAGTTGAACTAAACGTGGTGGATAAATCCCAGGCAACCCTTGTAGCTAAAAAAGAAGGCGAGTCTATCATTACCGTCTCTACTCCAAATGGGAAGACATCAGCTAGCTTATTAGTTAAGGTATCTGGGGGTGAATTTCATACGAACTTAAGCGGGTGGACTAAAGATCTATCTGCAGCCTCCTGGGTCATTGGTGAAAATGGGATTCGTGGAAATTACTTGAGTGACGCGAATTATATCGCAGAGAAGCAGGCAGGAGATTTTACTTATGAAGCAGATATGATGTTAGGGAAATCCGGAGGAGCAGGCTCTATGTTGTTCCGTGCCAGCGAAGATGGACGCAGCGGATACTACTTAAATCTGGATCCGAATATGAAGTCCATCCGTCTGTTTTATAAAATCGACGGCCGTATTGAAGAGCGTCAGATTCTAGCAAAAGTTCCGACGTTCATTCAGCCGGGTCAAACCTACAAAGTGAAAATCGAAGCGAAGGGCCCGCATATCGTGGTTTATGTGGATGGGCAGAAAGTCATCGACCTCCAGGACGGCACATTTGCCGAAGGCCGCTTTGGACTACATGTATTTGGCGGAAATGCTTCATATCAAAACGTTAACGTGAGCGGAGAAACACCTGCCAATTTAACCACTTCCAGTCTAGTAAATGCAGAACTACAGAAATCCCTTTATACAGCAAATCTCGCAAATGGTGAAGCTGTTACACTGAAGGATGCAAATGATTCTACGGATCAGAAGTGGGTATTCGTGCCGACGGGGGACGATGCAGGTTCTTATTCTATTCGTACAACAGCCGGTCAGGCGCTTGATCTCGACACAGGGCAAAATAAAATCCAGTTATACCCTTATCTTGGATATAACAATCAGCGTTGGATTTTTCACAAGAATGATGATGGTACCGTAAGTATTATTTCTGCTCATCATAAGAAAGCGCTGGAAGTATCGGCGGATGGGACGACACTGTCTCTAAGCGAGCTTGATCCTACTCTTGATCGACAAAAATGGGTAATTACCAATTAACCTGAGGAAGATAGAAGCAAGGGAAGGGGGGAATAGCGTGTCTAAAAAGCAACTTGTCTGCGGATGAGTTGCTTTTTGTTTTGGCTGCATTTTATGTATTGACGGATATTGGAAATGTAAGTAGAATGTAAATTAGTTAAAACCTTAAAACTTTTGTAAAGAATTTTGGTGTTCTTGATAAAGGCAAAGCTGACATTCAGTGTGCAATTTTCAATCAGAACATAGAAATATCACGAAAGGTAAGGTTTTTTTATTTACCTAAAAAGTTTAATCGTTTAAACTTTCGGGTGACGGAGGTATGGAAGCTAAGATGAATATACATGATGTAGCCAAAAAGTCGGGACTCTCTGTAGTGACCGTATCCAGGGTGCTTAACAATTTACCCTCTGTACGGGAAGCTAATAGACAGAAAGTGCTGAAAGCTATGGAGGAATTGAATTATCAGCCCAATTCAGCAGCGCGGAGTCTTGTGAGGGGCAAAACGGGAGTCATCGGGATGTCGATTACCAACTTTAACGACTCTTTCTATGACCGGGTTATTCGCGTGGTGAACCGGAAGCTGGCAGCGCAAGGGTATTTTTTAGCCCTATCGATCGCCGAGAATGAGGATGAGGGCGACAATTTCCTGTTTCAGAAGGATCGCGTTGACGGAATTATCCTGTTGTCCCCACTTGAAGAAAAGGCATATGTAGAGGAACTGAAAAGAAAAAACATTCCGTTTGTATTGCTGGATAACCAGTTTCAGCATGAGGATGTGCCTAGCGTCGTGGTCGATAACTATCAAGGCGGGTATGAGGCTACAAAGCACTTGATCGATCTTGGGCACACTCAAATTGCCTATATTGGCGGCCCTTCGGTATTTCTAAGTGTAGCGGAGCGTAAGCGAGGTTATGTCCAAGCGCTCGAGGATGCCGGGTTAACGCCATTCGGAACGGAATACTGCAGCTTTACAGTAAGCGGCGGCTATGAGGTGGCCAAGAGATGGATCCGCGAAGATAAGCTGCCGACAGCTTTTTTTTCCGGGGATGACTTTATTGCTCTTGGAATGGTTCAGGCGCTCCGGGAAGAGGGAATTCGAGTACCCCACGATATCTCAATTGTTGGATTTGATGATCAGCAGTTCGTAGGTGAATTTTACCCGCGGTTGACGACTGTCAGACAACCTGAGGCACAAATGGGCAATATAGGCGTTGATTTACTACTAAAAATGATCAATGGGGAGGTGATGCCGCCCGCTGTAACGAAGCTCGCTCCGCAGCTACTCATTCGTGAATCCACCGCATCTGTTAGATTACCTTGAATTTTAGGAGTGAAATCATCCGTGAAGTATTTTTTGGGAGTTGATGCAGGAGGCAGTAAAACCCACGCAATGATTGCAGATGAACAAGGGAAGGTCATCGGAGTTGGCAAGGGTGGGATCGGAAATCATCAAATAAACCGTGAGCAGGCGGTGAACAGTTTGCAGCAGGCCCTATCGGAAGCAATTATGGCGTCAGGGCTGACCAAGGATCAGCTGGATTACTCCTGGTTCGGCTTAGCGGGAGCGGACAGAGAGGCTGATTTCCGGATTTTGCGACCGATCATCAGCAGCTTTGATCTTCCCCAAACTGAGATTTCCTGCGATACATGGATAGCCTTGCGGTCAGGTACAGAGAAGAACTACGGGATCGTGCTGATTTGCGGATCGGGCGTGAACTGTAGTGGTAAAAATCCGTTGGGTGCTACATACCAATGTGGTGGATTCGGCTACCGGTTCGGGGATTATGGCGGTGGCTATGATTTAAGTATTGAGGTATTCCGTAGCGTCCTTCGGGCGGATGAGGGAAGAGAGAAGGAGACGGTCCTAACCGAACGCTTAACGCAATTGTTGGGCTATTCCAATGTGTCGGAATTAAGAGAGGATTACCTGGATCATTTCAGAGACCTGCCTCCCCATATTGCTGAACTATTATTTCAAGCGGCAGAGGAAGGGGACCAGGTTGCCACCGAGCTGCTGGTCAAGCAAGGGGATGAGCTGGGTTTGGCCGCGGTATCGGCCATCCGTCGCTTGGGCATGGAGGAGGACTTCTTCGACATCGTACTTGCAGGCAGCCTGCTGACAAAGGGAGACCGCTCAGGCATCATCCGGCGGGCCATTGAGAGAAGAGTGAAGTTGTCGGCTCCGAATGGCACTTTAAGGATTTTGACCCGGGAGCCGGTTGTAGGATCGGTCGTTCTGGCTATGGAAAGCAGCGGTATGCGTGTAGATCAGAAGGTTCTAGATAATCTATCACAGGGGAAAGTACCGAACACAATAGGCTAGTTTTTATAAGACCAAAATGAAAAAGATGAAGGAAGGGTCTATCATGGAGGAAACATTGAAGCTGGTTGTCATCGGAGCGGGATCATCGTATACGCCTGAGCTTATTGAAGGCATCATCCTGCATCACCAAGAGCTTCCCATCCGCGAAGTATGGCTGGTGGATATTGAGGAGGGAAGGGAGAAGCTGCATACGATTGCAGAACTGAGCAAACGCATGATCGCTGAGTCCGGACTGCCGATTACCGTGGTCCAGACGTTGGAACGCAGGGAAGCCATTGCCGGAGCGGACTTTGTATGCACGCAAATCCGGGTAGGCATGCTGGAAGCGCGCAAATGGGACGAATTAATTCCGCTTCAATACAATGTCATCGGCCAGGAGACGACAGGTCCCGGAGGGATGATGAAAGGCCTACGGACCATCCCGGTCATTCTGGATATTTGCAAAGACATTGAGGAGCTGGCTCCGGATGCCTGGTTGCTGAATTTTACGAATCCGGCCGGTATGGTGACTGAAGCTGTTCACAAATACTCATCGGTAAAAAGCGTAGGATTGTGCAACTCACCGATCGGTTTTCAAAAGTGGCTCTCCGAGTTCTTCGGACTTCCTATGGAGAAGATCTACGCGGAGTTTGTCGGCATCAACCATCTGCACTGGGTATCCGATATCGTGATTGACGGTAAAAGCAAGCTGCAGGAGCTCATTGATTACCCGCAGAGCTACAAGGCGAGCAATGTGCCGTTTGATTCCTGGGACTACCGGTTTCTGAATGCTTTGAAAGCGATTCCCTCTTATTACCTGAGCTATTACTATATGACGGACGCGATGCTTGCGGAACAGAAGGAAGCAGCAGCAACGACTGGATCGCGCGCTGAGGTAGTGAAGAAGGTGGAGGAAGAGCTGTTTGAACTGTACCGGAACGTAGAGCTGAAGGAAAAGCCCAAGCAGTTGGAACAGCGCGGCGGAGCCTACTACTCGGAGGCGGCAGTGCTGCTGATGCGCTCCATTTATAATGATTCCCGCGATATCCAGACGTTGAATGTAAGGAATAACGGAATTATTGACTTCTTGCCGGACGATGCCTCCATTGAGGTGAATTGTATGGTCACCAAGCAAGGTCCGCTGCCGATTCCGCTGCGCATAATTCCTCAGCCCGTAAAAGGCTTGCTGGCTGCAGTCAAACAATACGAGAGCCTCACCATCGAAGCGGCTGTGCACGGAGACCGGGATATAGCCCTGCAGGCTATGGTTCATCATCCGCTCGTGCCTTCGGTCACCGTAGCTGAACAACTGCTGGATGAAATGCTGGAGAAGAACAAATCGTTGTTGCCGTTGTTTCACTAGAATCGTCCAGAGGAGGAAAAGCGGATGAACACGGCCGAGAAACCGCGTAGATGGAAGAAATTTATCAGTCAATTGGATTTGCAGTCCATGGTTTGGCCGGGAATTATCTTTGTATTCATTTTTAGCTACATTCCGATGTATGGCGTGGTTATGGCATTCCAGCAATACGATATTTTTGGCGGCATTATGAAGAGCCCCTGGGTTGGATTTATGCATTTCAGAATGTTCTTCGAGGCGCCGGAGTTCTGGAATGTGATGCGAAATACCCTTGTGATCAGCTTGCTTAAATTGATTATCTCTTTTCCTGCCCCGATTCTTCTTGCGCTGATGCTGAATGAAATCGGGAATATGGGCTTTAAACGTATTATCCAGACCGTCAGTTATTTACCTTATTTCCTGTCCTGGGTTATAGTATCCGGTTTTGTATTTTCGCTGTTATCCGTTGACAACGGGACGGTGAACTATGTGCTGGAGCGATTCAATCTGGTAGGGGAACCAGTTAACTTCCTGGCGTTACCCAAATACTTCTGGTCGATTCTAGTAAGCGTAAATGTGTGGAAAGAGGTCGGATTCGGGAGCATTGTCTACCTGGCCGCGATTGCAGGCATTGATCCAACCCTATATGAGGCCGCTTCTATAGATGGAGCAAGCCGGTTTAAGCAAATTCACTTGATTACACTCCCCAGCATTACCCCCATTATCATCATCTTTATGATTCTTGCCATCGGCAGTCTGCTCAGTGCGGGCTTCGAGGACATTTTGCTGCTGGCAACCAATCCAATTCTGCGACCCTACTCCGATGTTATCGACACCTATGTGTACCGTGTTGGGATTTTAAATGCCAGATTCTCTTATGCGACAGCGGTAGGGCTATTCAAGGCGGTGATCAGTGTCATTCTGCTAGTGACGGCCAACAAAATCGCTCGCCGGGCAGATGTTAGTCTCTGGTAGTACTACTACTCATAGCGAATGCTTCCGATGCTCCATAAACCTTTTAGGAGGGGTGAACAATGAGACTAAGCCTAGGCGACAAAATCATGCAGCGGAGTATGTATATCCTTTTGACGCTGCTGGCGTTACTCATGCTATACCCGTTTTGGAATGCGCTGGTCATTTCCTTTAATCTAGGGAGCGATACGGCGCTCGGTGGTGTAACCTTGTTACCGAGAGCTT
It contains:
- a CDS encoding GH32 C-terminal domain-containing protein; protein product: MKNKGKLVLSFLMATGFVMTSAGIYVANPGTGWAAPADQEVSKQAKEGLSIFESVTKTNTNLTGWQIKGKGKLADTVEGILLTSDPQENVMAISETVSEDFIYEADVMIKDMQVDATLLFRSNEDGWGSYMLQIVPNAGMIRLRDASDGEGKLKEERKVTVKAGEIYHLKVKAEGSSLKVYWDNEYKSVIEVQDHAYRTGKLGLNVWNGSVLFQNIIVSDLKGNLGAVVTNKGQWQPNINGKKGMAVNQMKSQQIYNKQAADFVYEGNISLRPDSVAALAFRSSADGTKGYEASLTKEGNQVRVSLTKANGATIASSQQTYPSQTGAKHHVEIKAKGNRIQVFLDGYTPAAIDLTDKTYTDGYAGIVVKQGTAYFQDTYVTDASSYYNEKYRPQYHYTPIRGSASDPNGLVYFDGEYHLFHQDGGTWAHSVSKDMLNWKRLPIALPWNDHGHVWSGSAVADLTNASGLFGDSGGKGLIAYYTSYNPDGPNGNQRIGLAYSKDQGRTWEYSKTRPMVIGNPGDNGGQPGGWDFRDPKVIRDNDNNRWVMVVSGGDHIRFFTSTNLLDWTLTDSWGYGEYVRGGVWECPDLLQLSVDGTSQKKWVLMISTGANSKTGGSDAEYFVGHLTAEGKFVNDNPAGKVLRTDFGKEFYASMSFSNMPDHRSVMMAWMTNWDYPFAFPTTHWKGVLSIPREVSLVTTKDGIQLAQSPIKELESLRNQLYSTANKEVSPSSQNLLKGVTSGAYEIEAEVEIPAGSQVSEFGFNVRVGGSQQTVVGYKPSEGRIFVDRSASGLTDFSNLFSTRHEAAMQTENKRVKLRILVDESSVEVFGNNGKVVFSDVIFPDPASRALSFYTKGGNVKVVSLKVNQLGSVWNQETGSATKIMMDTSDRELSKGQSDILLAMVENGTGNGAQPLKWNSSNKDVVELNVVDKSQATLVAKKEGESIITVSTPNGKTSASLLVKVSGGEFHTNLSGWTKDLSAASWVIGENGIRGNYLSDANYIAEKQAGDFTYEADMMLGKSGGAGSMLFRASEDGRSGYYLNLDPNMKSIRLFYKIDGRIEERQILAKVPTFIQPGQTYKVKIEAKGPHIVVYVDGQKVIDLQDGTFAEGRFGLHVFGGNASYQNVNVSGETPANLTTSSLVNAELQKSLYTANLANGEAVTLKDANDSTDQKWVFVPTGDDAGSYSIRTTAGQALDLDTGQNKIQLYPYLGYNNQRWIFHKNDDGTVSIISAHHKKALEVSADGTTLSLSELDPTLDRQKWVITN
- a CDS encoding LacI family DNA-binding transcriptional regulator, giving the protein MNIHDVAKKSGLSVVTVSRVLNNLPSVREANRQKVLKAMEELNYQPNSAARSLVRGKTGVIGMSITNFNDSFYDRVIRVVNRKLAAQGYFLALSIAENEDEGDNFLFQKDRVDGIILLSPLEEKAYVEELKRKNIPFVLLDNQFQHEDVPSVVVDNYQGGYEATKHLIDLGHTQIAYIGGPSVFLSVAERKRGYVQALEDAGLTPFGTEYCSFTVSGGYEVAKRWIREDKLPTAFFSGDDFIALGMVQALREEGIRVPHDISIVGFDDQQFVGEFYPRLTTVRQPEAQMGNIGVDLLLKMINGEVMPPAVTKLAPQLLIRESTASVRLP
- a CDS encoding N-acetylglucosamine kinase: MKYFLGVDAGGSKTHAMIADEQGKVIGVGKGGIGNHQINREQAVNSLQQALSEAIMASGLTKDQLDYSWFGLAGADREADFRILRPIISSFDLPQTEISCDTWIALRSGTEKNYGIVLICGSGVNCSGKNPLGATYQCGGFGYRFGDYGGGYDLSIEVFRSVLRADEGREKETVLTERLTQLLGYSNVSELREDYLDHFRDLPPHIAELLFQAAEEGDQVATELLVKQGDELGLAAVSAIRRLGMEEDFFDIVLAGSLLTKGDRSGIIRRAIERRVKLSAPNGTLRILTREPVVGSVVLAMESSGMRVDQKVLDNLSQGKVPNTIG
- a CDS encoding 6-phospho-beta-glucosidase, which translates into the protein MEETLKLVVIGAGSSYTPELIEGIILHHQELPIREVWLVDIEEGREKLHTIAELSKRMIAESGLPITVVQTLERREAIAGADFVCTQIRVGMLEARKWDELIPLQYNVIGQETTGPGGMMKGLRTIPVILDICKDIEELAPDAWLLNFTNPAGMVTEAVHKYSSVKSVGLCNSPIGFQKWLSEFFGLPMEKIYAEFVGINHLHWVSDIVIDGKSKLQELIDYPQSYKASNVPFDSWDYRFLNALKAIPSYYLSYYYMTDAMLAEQKEAAATTGSRAEVVKKVEEELFELYRNVELKEKPKQLEQRGGAYYSEAAVLLMRSIYNDSRDIQTLNVRNNGIIDFLPDDASIEVNCMVTKQGPLPIPLRIIPQPVKGLLAAVKQYESLTIEAAVHGDRDIALQAMVHHPLVPSVTVAEQLLDEMLEKNKSLLPLFH
- a CDS encoding ABC transporter permease, whose protein sequence is MNTAEKPRRWKKFISQLDLQSMVWPGIIFVFIFSYIPMYGVVMAFQQYDIFGGIMKSPWVGFMHFRMFFEAPEFWNVMRNTLVISLLKLIISFPAPILLALMLNEIGNMGFKRIIQTVSYLPYFLSWVIVSGFVFSLLSVDNGTVNYVLERFNLVGEPVNFLALPKYFWSILVSVNVWKEVGFGSIVYLAAIAGIDPTLYEAASIDGASRFKQIHLITLPSITPIIIIFMILAIGSLLSAGFEDILLLATNPILRPYSDVIDTYVYRVGILNARFSYATAVGLFKAVISVILLVTANKIARRADVSLW